One part of the Drosophila teissieri strain GT53w chromosome 3R, Prin_Dtei_1.1, whole genome shotgun sequence genome encodes these proteins:
- the LOC122618809 gene encoding dihydropyrimidinase isoform X3 yields MSTSPKPVKKVPIHLQSAQNRVYIKNGEIVNHDKSFKADVYIEDGIIKFVGPSSEITIPGGVRTIDASGLMIIPGGIDPHTHMQLPFGGAVAVDDFYHGTKAAVAGGTTMIIDFVLPNKHESMIEAYDKWRSWADPKVCCDYALHVGITWWSKSVSEEIGILCKELGVNSFKTFMAYKGLYQLNDSDLLDVFERIRHLNGVAMVHAENGDIIAKNTQRLLAEGINGPEGHELSRPEEVEAEAVHRACVLAHQADCPLYVVHVMSKSAGIELARARHRYRGRYIMGETLAAALGTDATCCQHLGFDAEAAHVLSPPLRPEKTTPEFLMKLLAK; encoded by the exons ATGTCTACCAGCCCGAAACCGGTTAAGAAGGTACCAATTCATTTGCAGAGCGCCCAGAATCGCGTCTACATTAAGAATG GCGAGATCGTCAACCATGACAAGTCGTTCAAAGCGGACGTTTACATCGAAGATGGAATTATCAA GTTTGTGGGACCCTCCTCAGAAATAACGATACCTGGAGGAGTGCGCACCATCGACGCCAGCGGACTGATGATCATTCCCGGTGGCATCGACCCCCACACCCACATGCAGTTGCCTTTCGGTGGAGCCGTGGCCGTCGACGATTTCTACCATGGAACCAAGGCCGCTGTTGCAGGTGGCACTACCATGATCA TCGACTTCGTTCTGCCCAACAAACATGAGTCGATGATCGAGGCCTACGACAAGTGGCGCAGCTGGGCCGATCCTAAG gtaTGCTGCGACTACGCATTGCACGTGGGCATCACCTGGTGGTCAAAGTCAGTGTCTGAGGAGATTGGCATTCTGTGCAAAGAGCTTGGAGTGAACTCCTTCAAAACATTCATGGCCTACAAAGGACTTTACCAG CTGAATGATTCAGACCTTCTAGATGTGTTCGAGCGTATCAGGCACTTAAATGGCGTTGCTATG GTCCACGCGGAGAACGGCGACATCATTGCGAAAAACACACAGCGCCTGCTGGCCGAGGGCATCAATGGGCCGGAGGGTCACGAGCTGTCGCGGCCCGAGGAGGTGGAGGCCGAGGCGGTGCATCGCGCCTGCGTCCTGGCCCACCAG GCCGATTGTCCCCTCTACGTGGTCCACGTGATGAGCAAGTCGGCGGGCATTGAGCTGGCCAGGGCCCGTCACCGCTATCGGGGGCGATACATAATGGGCGAGACCCTGGCCGCGGCGCTGGGCACGGATGCCACCTGTTGCCAGCACCTGGG